The nucleotide window CCAAGAACTTCCCCTCCCTGGCGTCGCGCGCCTCTCCGATGTCCCCAACCGCCTCCTTGGTCTCCTTGTCCTCCGGCACCAACCCGGGTTCGCCGGGACTAAGCGGGCGGCAGAATCCGTCTCCCCTGACTCCCCTCCTCCCCGTCTCAGGTGAGCCTtacattctctctctctttcttgcttTCTCTTGACCATGAGGTTCTTGTTCTCCCATATTACTATCTCTTTGCCTTCTTTACTGCCAAAGGAGTCGGAAATAGGAAGATTCCTTTTTGTTCTCCTCTTATGTTTCTGACTTTTTTGTTTACTAATAAGATCACCAGAATTTGCTTCCATCAAAGAAAGATGAAAGAAACAGAACACTATTCGCTTTTGCTTCTTTGCTTTCTTCTGTAATCTACACCTTTCTCTCTCAGAAAGTGTAACATCCTATTTGAATTGTTTAGTCTTACTGTATTAATTTGACAACGATATGAGCTCAAAGGAAAATATTAGTGACGAAAATTATTCGGTGCTTTTGATGTAAAGGTTTTGGTACTGAGTTAGTCTGCTAAGTTGCTTGAATGCTGCATTTAATTTTTTTCCGTGTATTGTCATGACAGTGATATGTTCTCAAAGCAAAATATTAGTGATGAAATGTATTCAGATGCTTGATGTAAATATTAACATATAAAAAGAATCAAGAGTGAAAAAGCAATTCCTTTTATTTTCTCATCCCTGAGCTTATGCTGTTTATAAACTTTTAAATTTGTTGCTGAATATTTTTGGGTTTTatgtctcaaaaaaaaaaattcaagtgagCGAACAGTCAGGTGGCAGTGGGATGGCCACCTATCAGGGCCTTCAGGATGAACAGATTGTTCAACCATTCCAAAGATAGTACCTCCAATTCCCTCAAGAAGACCAACCTCATCATTGGCAACAATGATCAGGAGAATAAAGGAAAAGAAACAAGGAATTCATTATTTGGTAAATTGAAATGGATGGTGATCCTATATGTTGGAAGATGGATCTCATTGCCCATCATTCTCATTAATCTCTTGAAGTTGCACTTGATCTCATGTTTCAGAAGCCTACTATGGGCCCTGCCCTTTGGCCTCTATCTGTGAGTTCATTATCTGTAATTATATCATTATATAGTTAATCTTCCTGATGTATGCAAGTGCAGAGCTTAAGATCTAAGCGATAATTTCTCGTTCTCCATTAGGGAGATTCTATGTCATAGTGGAAATCAATTTATAGATGTCTGCCTATTGTGCAGCATAGGAATTGAAATAAAATCGGCAGTTATCTGTATTTTTTGTGGTATGTTGGGATGTGGTGGAGTTACTTATTATATTGGTGTAAATGATGGCAGATGGAGCAAAGGTTTCAAAGTTGTTAGATGGTCCGTCTGAGTTTTCTCTTACTTATGAAGACAAGGATGGGGACTGGATGCTGGTTGGAGATGTGTCTCGAACGGTATGCCTTCTTCACAGTACAGACTGATATTGATACCTGTCTATCGGTATACCTAAACGCAAGAAATCATTCATGGATGACTACTTTGGTCAGGGAACCTATTTCTCCTGGAGAACGATATCATGGTGTTTCGATCGTCATTAGAATACATTTATTAACATAGATCAATTGTACTCTGGTTATAGTGCATGCATTCAATTTTGTTGCAATCTTATGGTTTTTCTGGTGATCTTGTCCTTAGTTTTTTCTCATTGTCAAAGACTTGTTCTGTTTTGTAGTTTGCTGATTCAGTCTAACTTACAGAATGGTTTTGGAAACAGTGAAGAGACTTAGAATTATGAGGAAGCAAATGGGCTGTCAGTCTGTTCATTTTGGAGAGGTAAGTTGCAAACCTTGAGCTATAGTGACATAAGTTGTATGAAAATGTTCCAATAAAATATATCCTGATCATGACAATGTATGACATTACACTTTCATGGTCTTCTGATGCTCTCATCTATCAGATTGCAAATTCCTTGCTCTCTTACAATTTTGAGCAAATTAATTGTGGTTAGGTAATAGGTTAACCGTCCAATCTGATTGAAGGAAAAACCTACACATGATAGTTATGTTGCTTGGTTCTGAAGTTGAATTCTGATCTGAACTCATATTTGCACAATTTGACTCCCTGGACATCCTGACTTAATTGAGTTGGACTTGAATGCAGCACCAGGATTTCAGTCCCTCAACAAGGCCAGTGAAGCAATAGGAAGCAGTCCCGGCATAACAGCTGGAAACAGAATGAGGTACCTAGATCAATTAGAGGAACTCTGGAGTATGTATTACACAGAAGAAAAGAGATGAAACAATTAGAGGAACCTAGATCAATTTGGGCAAAAAACATATTTGCCCTTGTTTTTGGTGGTCGATTAGGTTCATGATTTCTCTGTGGTCATTCATGGCTGACCACTCCCGGCATGCTTGCTGCTTCAATGCTGCAACTGTTTCACAGTTTTCTACTGAATACAATACATGGTTTTGGATATTTCCTGCTGTTTCACACAGTTTCATGGCTGAAAATATGAATCCATTGTTTTCCCTACATGTGGTAGTTAAATTTATGCTGGGTTTTTCCTTAACAACTCAAGTTCTTCAGATTGCTGGGTAATCCAATCAAAACAGTTCCTCAGTTTGAATCTTGTATTTGtctccttccttttttttattcatcCTGTGTTTTGTTAAATATAATGTGCAATGTCTTGTAAGTTAAGAGTTAAATATATATATCAGATCTTTTTATAACAACTTAAGTGTTTTTGGATTAATGAGGatccaattaaaatttttatcagcTTGTTCACCTTTCCAGTGCAAGTTTTATGTGGTGGCTTGGGACAAAGTTTATCCAGGACAAAGCCCATCATTCATCAACCATGTGTTCCTCTAAACTCAAATTGTATtccattaaatatatatatatatatatatatgtgtgtgtgtgtgtgtttcttcATATTTATCCCTCCAACAGCTCATATGGGTAATCAAATCACACCAACAGGCCATTTGACTATTAGAATAAACAtgttaaaattcaaaaaaaaaaccaaattatGATGTCAAAAAATTTCAAGGATGTTTTGAATATTTTAGATTTGTGCATAATTTTTTATTCAAGTTAGGCACTAGTAGATTTACCTACTAGTTTGaaccatggtttgcagtaccggtccgtactgcccggtacgggcggtacgtatcggtctgaCAGGTTTACGGTACGCGGATcatatgttaccgttccgacactgtagcagtactgtagcactactacagtgctcggcacgcctgaatataccgctcggtacacctgggtgtaccgagcgatataccgtaccgtatcggtaccggtacgatacggtattgcgaacctttcgaacaaacaaaattattaacGAGAGAAGCATATATGAATGGTCACTATAAGCAGGGAGAAAATATTCCAAATGCAAATATTCTAACTTAAAACTTCAATAAAAGTGAGAATAATCAATCATTCGAGTAATGACGAAGCTAACaacgataaataaaaagaaaaaaaaaggaaaaagaaaagtatGGCGGATGGCGGCGGGACCCACCATgggccccccctcccccctctccgTTTTTACGAGGACGACAAGGGTAAGTGAGATGGTCACGAGTAAACGGGTTGGAGAAGCGTGAGACATCCAAGTCTCGGCTTTCGCTTTCCTAATTGAGATCGCTTTTGGTTTCGGGGGGTGTTTGCTTCTCCAGCTTTCTCTTCCTCGCCCCTTCCTCACCTCCCGACGACGAATCCTCCAAGGATTGGATGCATCCATCCCTATCACGATTTCCTTTGTAGACATCCCTCTCTCGGACGGGAAAATAGAGGGGAAGAAGTTGGTGCGGGGAGGAGGCGTAGGAGGTGGTGATTTAGGGTATGGCGGCGGTGGCCATCCATCAGTTCGCGCAGTGCATCACCTGCCATGCTTGGAGCCCCGATCAATCTAGTAATTCCTCGTTTGTCCTCTTTCTTCTATCATTTTCTGTTATCCTGTTCTTCCGGATCTACGATTGGGTTCTTGAACTGGGAACGCGGTTGCTGTAGGATCAGTGCTTGTTTCGCGTAAGGTAAATCCTAGTACTATTATGTTTTTCCTTCCGTTCGTGCGCTGGATCAGGAACTCCCAGCATTCCAGATTT belongs to Musa acuminata AAA Group cultivar baxijiao chromosome BXJ1-11, Cavendish_Baxijiao_AAA, whole genome shotgun sequence and includes:
- the LOC135597067 gene encoding auxin-responsive protein IAA13-like, giving the protein MSPTASLVSLSSGTNPGSPGLSGRQNPSPLTPLLPVSDGAKVSKLLDGPSEFSLTYEDKDGDWMLVGDVSRTNGFGNSEET